One part of the Streptomyces sp. AM 2-1-1 genome encodes these proteins:
- the rpmG gene encoding 50S ribosomal protein L33, protein MAATDVRPKITLACVECKERNYITKKNRRNNPDRLEMKKHCPRCNSHTAHRETR, encoded by the coding sequence GTGGCTGCCACCGACGTCCGCCCGAAGATCACGCTGGCCTGCGTGGAGTGCAAGGAGCGGAACTACATCACCAAGAAGAACCGGCGTAACAACCCGGACCGTCTTGAGATGAAGAAGCACTGCCCGCGCTGCAACTCGCACACCGCGCACCGCGAAACGCGCTGA
- a CDS encoding MaoC family dehydratase N-terminal domain-containing protein, protein MALDQSFVGRTYPPTPAYEVGREKIREFAEAVGDAHPAYVDAEAARALGHPDVIAPPTFVFSITFKAAGQVIEDPQLGLDYSRVVHGDQKFSYTRPVRAGDRLTVTSTIERIKSMAGNDILDIRGEVHDEAGGHVVTAWTKLVARAAEEA, encoded by the coding sequence ATGGCGCTCGACCAGTCCTTCGTGGGGCGGACCTATCCGCCCACCCCGGCGTACGAGGTCGGCCGGGAGAAGATCCGCGAGTTCGCCGAGGCGGTGGGCGACGCCCATCCGGCGTACGTCGACGCGGAGGCCGCCCGTGCGCTCGGTCACCCCGACGTGATCGCGCCGCCGACCTTTGTCTTCTCCATCACGTTCAAGGCCGCCGGGCAGGTCATCGAGGACCCGCAGCTGGGGCTGGACTACAGCCGGGTCGTGCACGGTGACCAGAAGTTCTCCTACACGCGTCCCGTGCGTGCGGGGGACCGGCTGACGGTCACCTCGACGATCGAGCGGATCAAGTCGATGGCAGGGAACGACATCCTGGACATCCGTGGCGAGGTCCACGACGAGGCCGGCGGACACGTCGTGACGGCCTGGACGAAGCTGGTGGCGCGCGCCGCCGAGGAGGCGTGA
- a CDS encoding MaoC family dehydratase gives MTAKVAYESVEVGTELPSRSFPVTRASLVRYAGASGDFNPIHWNEKFAVEVGLPDVIAHGMFTMAEAVRVVTDWAGDPGAVVEYGVRFTKPVVVPNDDKGALIEVSGKVAAKLDDHLVRVDLVALCDGQKVLGMSRAVVRLA, from the coding sequence ATGACGGCGAAGGTCGCTTACGAGTCGGTCGAGGTCGGTACGGAGCTGCCGTCCCGCTCCTTCCCGGTCACCCGGGCCTCGCTGGTGCGGTACGCGGGCGCGTCCGGCGACTTCAACCCGATCCACTGGAACGAGAAGTTCGCGGTCGAGGTCGGACTGCCGGACGTCATCGCGCACGGCATGTTCACCATGGCCGAGGCGGTCCGGGTGGTCACGGACTGGGCCGGCGACCCGGGTGCGGTCGTCGAGTACGGCGTCCGCTTCACCAAGCCGGTCGTCGTGCCGAACGACGACAAGGGCGCGCTGATCGAGGTCAGCGGCAAGGTCGCCGCCAAGCTGGACGACCACCTGGTCCGCGTCGACCTGGTCGCCCTCTGCGACGGTCAGAAGGTGCTGGGCATGTCCCGCGCCGTGGTCCGCCTCGCCTGA